The following DNA comes from Polynucleobacter necessarius.
AGCAAAATCGTTTTGCCATCTTCACGAATGCGCAGCAGTAATTCGCGTAACTCCAATTTCTCGGTAGCATTCATGCCCGCCGCTGGCTCATCGAGCGCCAAAAGCTTGGGCTCGGTGGCCAAAGCCCTCGCAATCTCCAGGCGTCGCTGATCCCCATAGGAAAGATTGCGCGCCTGCATATCTGCAAACTTGTTAATACCCACATAAGCCAAAAGCATCTGCGCCTTATCTCGAATCGCCTGCTCTTCACGTCTTGCGGATGGAAAGCGAAAGATTGCCCCCAGCAATCCAGCCTTAGTGCGGCAATGGCAACCCACCATCACGTTTTCTAGAACAGTCATTTCTCCAAAAAGACGAATGTTTTGGAATGTCCTCGCCAAACCAGATTTGGTCACCTCAGATACCGATTCCGGAAAATACGATTTGCCATCAAATAAAAAAATTCCAGAGTCCGCTGGATATAAACCAGTGATCACATTAAAGAATGTTGTCTTACCAGCGCCATTAGGGCCTATCAAACCAATAATTGCACCTTGGGGTACTCGCAAGCCAACAGAGTCTAAGGCCTGTACACCACCAAAACGTTTAGAGACATCAGTAACATCAAGAAGTAAGTGATCTGAAAGTGTCATTGCCTTACCCCGCCCTTTTGCCAAATACCACCTGGACGATAGAGCATGATCAAAAGCAAGACTAAGCCATAAATCAATTGGCGAATGATTTCGACATCAACAATCACGTGACCGAATAAAAACTGCTGAACTGGCTGAGCAATACCCCGCAACACCTCTGGGAATACTGACAATAGGACTGCACCCAAAATCACTCCTGGAATGTGGCCGATACCCCCCAGAACCACCATAGCCAAAACCACAATAGATTCCCAGAGAGTAAAAGACTCTGGTGATACAAAGCCCTGGAACGCAGAGAACAGCACACCTGCAACCCCAGCAAAAGAAGCTCCAATCGCAAAAGCTAGTAATTTCATATTGCGCGTATTAATGCCCATCGCTTTAGCGGCGATCTCATCTTCACGAATGGCGATCCAAGCACGCCCAATGCGAGAGTCCTGCAAATGCAAACAAACGGTGGCTACCGATATCGCCAGCAATAAAAATAAATAAAACACCAAATACAAGACTGGAATCTGGATAAAACTCAAGTCCAAAGGCTTGGCAAAAGAAATACCGAATAATTGAATAGGGTCTATTCCAGAAATTCCCTTAGGGCCATTGGTGAGATTTAAAGGGCGATCAAGGTTATTCATAAAGATACGAATAATTTCACCAAAACCCAAAGTAACAATTGCCAAGTAGTCTCCGCGCAATTGCAAAGTAGGCAAACCCAAGATCAATCCACACAAGGCCGCCAAAATAATAGAGAACACGGCCACCATCCAGGGTGAAAAGTGCATTCCACCCGGAAAGCTTGCCGCGATAGTTTCAAACTGAGTTGGCAAGTGCGGAGAAGCCAATAAAGCAAAGCTATAAGCACCTAATGCGTAAAAGGCGATGTAACCCAAATCCAGTAGGCCCGCAAAACCAACCACCACATTCAAACCTAAGGCCAGGACGATATAGAGCAAGGCAAAGTCAAGTACTCGCACCCAATAGTTACCACCACCTGCACCGACCACCCAAGGCAAGAGCGCTAAAACGATCACACCAATCCACAGATAAGCTGCATGACTGAGACGGTTAGCAAAAAGGTTTTTAAGCACGATCAGCAACCTTTTCGCCAAACAGTCCCGTGGGTCGCAAAACCAATACCAAGATCAACACCAGGAAAGCAAAAATATCTTGATAGTTAGAACCAAAGACCCCACCAGTGAGCCCACCAATATATCCAGCGCCCAATGATTCGATCAAACCCAGGAGCAGGCCACCGAGCATAGCGCCTTGTAAATTTCCAATGCCACCAAGAACGGCAGAGGTAAACGCTTTTAAGCCGGGAATAAAGCCCATATAAAAATGAACGTTGCCATAGTTACTGGCAATCATGACGCCTGCCAATCCCGCTAATGCCCCGCCCAACATAAAAGTAATCGAGATCACGCGATTGGAATTGACGCCCATTAGCGCGGCAATCTGAGTTTGCTCCGCTGTAGCGCGCATTGCCCGGCCAAGCTTTGTTTTTTCTACCAGAAACAACAAACCTGCCATCACCAGGAAGGCAGCCACAATAATCACAATCTCTTTTCCGGTGATCGTCGCGCCACTACCCCACAAATCAATCGGAGCAGAAGGGAGCAGCTGTGGATAAGTCATGGGATTGCGCGACCAAATGATCATCGCAATCGTTTGCAACAAAATAGACATTCCAATAGCGGATATCAGTGGCGCTAAACGTGGCGCATTGCGTAAAGGACGATAAGAAATCCGCTCAATCCAGTAACTCAGTCCGGCGCAGACCACCATCGTGACAGGCAACACAATTAATAAAGTCAACCAACCAGGCAAGTCACTTGTCAAATTCAGAATCAAGCGCAATAGAGAGAGCGAAACCATCGCGCCAATCATCAACACTTCGCCGTGCGCGAAATTGATAATCCCCAGCACGCCATACACCATGGTGTAACCCAGAGCAATTAAGGCATAGATGCTACCGAGCACTAAGCCGTTAATGATCTGTTGAAGAAGAATATCCACGAGGGTTGAGAATGAATGAGGTCTTGGTAGAAAAATAGCGCCGCCGCACAACAACAGCAGCAACGCTATTTTTAAAAGTGTTTTTACATCTTAATAACGTCCAGGACAGTTTTCTTTTTGTCTTTAAAGTCATATAAGGTAGTCACGCCCTTTTGCATGTCACCGTTGCCGTTGAAGGCAATATCACCCACTAAACCTTGCATATTTGTAGCTGGCATCGCGGCCAAAATCTTGGCTGGATCGGTTGAGTTTGCGCGCTGCATCGCGTCCACCAAAACATAGACTGCGTCATAAGTGAAAGGCGCATAGATCTGCACATCGGAATTAAAGCGTTCTTTGTGGCGCTTTTGGAAGTCAGCTCCTTGCGGCATTTTCGATAAAGCCATACCAACTTCAGAGCAGGTGACATTGAGCACAGCCTCGCCAGCCAACTCCGCAAGTTTTTCAGTACACATACCGTCACCACCGACTACCCTCGCCTTAATGCCCAACTCTGCAGCTTGTTTCGTGAGCGGGCCACCAGTAGCATCCATGCCGCCGTACATGATGACATCGGGCTTGCTTCCCTTAATCTTTGTCAAAATGGCTTTAAAGTCTGTGGCCTTATTATTGCTTGCTTCACGAGTAACCACTTTCATTCCTGCGGCTTTAACGGTTTTCTCAAACTCATCCGCCAAGCCTTTGCCATATTGAGTGGAATCGTCAATGATCGCTACAGTCTTTGCTTTCAGAGTATTCGCAACATAATTAGCTAGTGCTGTGCCTTGCTGGGCATCAGTCGCCACTAAACGATAGGTCGTTTTAAATCCTTGCTTAGTATAATCAGGATTAGTGGCCGATGGAGACACTTGGGTAATGCCTGCATCGCTATAAATACGCGAGGCCGGAATACTGGTACCAGAATTCAGGTGCCCCACTACGCCCACCACCTTGGCATCCACTAGTTTTTGCGCCACCTGTGTAGCCGTCTTTGGATCTTCAGCATCATCCTCGGGCACCAAGGTCAACACCACTTTTTTTCCATCAATGGTTAAACCGGCTTTATTAATTTCTTCAAGCGCTAAGCGAGCACCATTCTCATTGTCCTTACCCAAGTGGGCAATAGGGCCAGTCAACGGGGCGACGTGACCGATCTTGACTTCAATGCCATCGACTGGAACTGCCGCAGACCTATCGCCACCCTTGCCGCAAGCCGCTAAGAGCAAAGCTGAAGCCGCTAATGCAAAAGCACTGCTTGAAAAAGTAA
Coding sequences within:
- a CDS encoding ABC transporter ATP-binding protein; protein product: MTLSDHLLLDVTDVSKRFGGVQALDSVGLRVPQGAIIGLIGPNGAGKTTFFNVITGLYPADSGIFLFDGKSYFPESVSEVTKSGLARTFQNIRLFGEMTVLENVMVGCHCRTKAGLLGAIFRFPSARREEQAIRDKAQMLLAYVGINKFADMQARNLSYGDQRRLEIARALATEPKLLALDEPAAGMNATEKLELRELLLRIREDGKTILLIEHDVSLVTGICDSLTVLDYGKVIASGEPADVRAHPEVIRAYLGQGAA
- a CDS encoding branched-chain amino acid ABC transporter permease; this translates as MDILLQQIINGLVLGSIYALIALGYTMVYGVLGIINFAHGEVLMIGAMVSLSLLRLILNLTSDLPGWLTLLIVLPVTMVVCAGLSYWIERISYRPLRNAPRLAPLISAIGMSILLQTIAMIIWSRNPMTYPQLLPSAPIDLWGSGATITGKEIVIIVAAFLVMAGLLFLVEKTKLGRAMRATAEQTQIAALMGVNSNRVISITFMLGGALAGLAGVMIASNYGNVHFYMGFIPGLKAFTSAVLGGIGNLQGAMLGGLLLGLIESLGAGYIGGLTGGVFGSNYQDIFAFLVLILVLVLRPTGLFGEKVADRA
- a CDS encoding branched-chain amino acid ABC transporter substrate-binding protein, whose product is MNKSNITFSSSAFALAASALLLAACGKGGDRSAAVPVDGIEVKIGHVAPLTGPIAHLGKDNENGARLALEEINKAGLTIDGKKVVLTLVPEDDAEDPKTATQVAQKLVDAKVVGVVGHLNSGTSIPASRIYSDAGITQVSPSATNPDYTKQGFKTTYRLVATDAQQGTALANYVANTLKAKTVAIIDDSTQYGKGLADEFEKTVKAAGMKVVTREASNNKATDFKAILTKIKGSKPDVIMYGGMDATGGPLTKQAAELGIKARVVGGDGMCTEKLAELAGEAVLNVTCSEVGMALSKMPQGADFQKRHKERFNSDVQIYAPFTYDAVYVLVDAMQRANSTDPAKILAAMPATNMQGLVGDIAFNGNGDMQKGVTTLYDFKDKKKTVLDVIKM
- a CDS encoding ABC transporter permease subunit, whose translation is MLKNLFANRLSHAAYLWIGVIVLALLPWVVGAGGGNYWVRVLDFALLYIVLALGLNVVVGFAGLLDLGYIAFYALGAYSFALLASPHLPTQFETIAASFPGGMHFSPWMVAVFSIILAALCGLILGLPTLQLRGDYLAIVTLGFGEIIRIFMNNLDRPLNLTNGPKGISGIDPIQLFGISFAKPLDLSFIQIPVLYLVFYLFLLLAISVATVCLHLQDSRIGRAWIAIREDEIAAKAMGINTRNMKLLAFAIGASFAGVAGVLFSAFQGFVSPESFTLWESIVVLAMVVLGGIGHIPGVILGAVLLSVFPEVLRGIAQPVQQFLFGHVIVDVEIIRQLIYGLVLLLIMLYRPGGIWQKGGVRQ